Within the Canis lupus familiaris isolate Mischka breed German Shepherd chromosome 26, alternate assembly UU_Cfam_GSD_1.0, whole genome shotgun sequence genome, the region TTGTCCCCGTCCCCAGAAGAGTCACAGGGCTGCAGCCGCCACCCTGGAcccagcgccccccccccatcaccGAGCCACCCCACGCTGCCCCAGCACCCACCTCGGAGCCCCGGATCATCCGGGTTGGGATGGCCCATCTGATTGGCCCTCCTCCACAGGCTCCAGGGCCCCACCTGCCCAACCCACCTCCCCGGAAGACCTTCGCCCCTCCCCGAGCCAGGGAGCAGAGCCCAGCCCTTGGGGCCGCCCCAGGAAACAGGGAGTAGGGCTGGCCAAGCGGAAGGCCTCCTCAGTGCTGGCCGTGGACTGTGAGCCTTGTCTCCGCGTGGAGAAGGGGCTCTGTGTGCACTCTGGGTCCTGGGCTTGGTGTgaagggtgggaggcaggaggacacGGACACGGAGAGAAAAGCTGTGAGGAAAAGCAATAAGGAAGAGACAAtgagagaaagtaaagaaaacgCTGCTTATGCACCTGCTCAGTGACAGCTTATGGTAACGCTGAAACAACGCAGTGCATGTGTGcctgcgtgcgtgcgtgcgtgcgtgcgtgcgtgcttgagtgtgtgtgtgtgtgtgtgtgtgtgtgtgtgttgtctccTGGGAAATCTTACAGCCAGGGAGGCGGGCCAAGTTAGCCCACTGTATAgaggggaaaactgaggctcaaccCAGGAGGTTGCACAGGTTTAAGGGCAGGGTGGCTGGAGTTTGAACTCATTTTTCTTGACTCTCAAGTATCTTTCTCATCCCTcgagaaggagggaaaagaatcACGTTGACGGTGGTGGACAGTAAAGGTCACGGAGGCCAAAGACCCAACTCTGCCATTGCCAAGTCCTGAGTTTGTTTTGCGGATGGATAGTAAGTGCCAGGCACCCCATGCTCCCCTTTCCCCTGCCCTCTGGGCCCCCTGTCCCGGGGAACTTACCAGCCTTGTGTGTTATACGCAGTTGGCTGAGGGGCTGACTGCCaccttgaaaaactgaaaaagaacaagaaaagctGGCTTTGAGTTGGTGCCTGTAGCAAGGCCAGGACCCTTTATCTTCCTGAGCCTGTCCCAGCTCCCCCGTGGCCTGTGGCCACTTGGTCCCTTCATGCAACCACACTGGGAAGAAGCATATACCTCCGCTCGCTCACAGGATAGCACCACGCCAGGGAAAACGCGCCTTGTAGAGGATCAGCTCCCTCTGTGGCACTAAAGTATTATTTGAGCCCCACTCTGCTGCCTGTCACAGCAGATGGTTGTGGGAACCCTAGTCTCCCGTGGATGATCAGAGAAAGCTTATTGCGATTCTAGATGCAGACCCCAGAAATAATGGCCTGCAGGCAGCCACCTGCAAGCCCCAGGGAAGCCCAAGAAGCCCTTCTGGAAGGCAGAATCAAAGAGTAGGAGGCATTTGAACTagggctcagggagggagggTAGGAGGCTGGGTACAGGGAAATGCAGACTTCGGGGAGGTCAGGATGCTTAGATGGCTTGGGGGGCCAGCAGAGCATGGATCGAACTCAGACACGCGCTGGCAAAGCTGGCCGGGCATGAGAGCAGGGGCCTGGCATGTTACGTGTGATGAAGGGTTTGGAATCGATGCCACAGCAGTAGGACAGAAGGGAGTCCCTGAAGGCTTGGGAGCAGAAGATACAGTagcagggagatttttttttgccGTGTCCAGGGAGCCAGGACCTGGCTGGCTGCCGGGAGAGAAGAAGGCATGTGCCAGAGACAGGATGTGGGAGAAACCACGAGACATTATGATCaatggagagaggagaggctgagagaggagAAGATGAGGACTGGGCTTCTGGAACTTCTGTGGGGTCAAATGGGAAGCAGAAATCAGGTGCGGGTGAGCTTGGCCTTGAGGAATCCACAGGGCTCTCAGCAGATGTTCCTAGCAATTGGGTCTGTGGGCTTGGGAGAGCACCAGGCTGGAGGTGGCAGCTTGAGGGCACCTGCAGCTGTGGTCTCATCAGGACACAGTGTGGAGGTGACAAGTGCTCAGAGATGGGGCCCCTGAGACTCCCTCCCCAGATTCTGGAGCCCCTTGATCTGCCTCCTACAGGGTGGGTAGTGCTCCAGCTCAAAGCCAGACACTTCTCCTGGGGCTTATCCACAGAGTAAGGGGGCTGGCAAGGGGcccaggcggggggggggggggcagtcaccctgggctcccagctcctcctccatAGACCAACCTTTGCTCACTCCGTGGGCAACCGCACGCCTGCCACAGCACCAACCCCCTTCCGCTCCGAGAACCTGAGTGTGCCTGGCTTTCGGTGTCTGCCACTTCCACCCACAGCTTCCCAGCAGCTCAGCCTGAggaaagccccccacccccgtgccagggcagggcagagaggccGGCCCCTTGCTGGCAGTGGCACCATGCAGGCTGGCCTCCCTGGCATGCAGCTCAGCTCTCTGACCCCTCCAGGACCCCACCTGCCCCGCTCCTCACTGAGCTCCTACAGGGTGCAGGCGCTgggatggagcagagggaggcagatgccatctccatgctcagcagtTCCAGGCCAGCAGGGGAGCCAGAGGGTAAACCACAGCAGGTGAGGGCACCCCCCCAATAAGACAGGTTTAAGAGAACAAATAAGCAAGTTGCTGGACCCAGACCATGGGTGATAGGGAAGGATAGCTGAGGATGTGCTGATCGTGGTGACAAGGAACAGTGttccagacagaaggaacagcataGGCAGAGGCCTCGTGGTGGGGCATATCGGTAGCCAAAAGGTAGCCTGTGTGGTAGGAGCCTCAAGAGCAAGGGAGGGCCCAGTGGGGGACAGTGGGAAGCTCTTACTAGGTACCTGACCTGGAATATGCTGGACACTGCCCAGGAAGACCACTGGTTGGGAGTCAGGGCCTGGAGCATTGCACCGACGTTCCCTCTCAGATCTTGAGTAAGACacctcccttctctgggccttttTGGCAAATCAGTGACGCCCCCCACTCACTATACACTGATCCTTGAATGCTTGGAGGCTTTGCCCTAGCTAGCTGTTCCCACCACCAGGAGGGAGACCCTGCCCCTTCTGTGCGTCATTCTGGTTCCAGAGTGGATGTAGAGGCTTCACCTCTTCCAGACGCCACCCTGACCACCCCTGTGGTCTGAGTCTCCCACTCTGCCACATCATACTGCGTTAGTTTGGCCGAGCTCATACTGCAATGTCCTGTTGGCTTTTCTGTGCGTCTGTTGCCTGTCTGCCCCCTAGCCTGGGAGCTCTGTGTCTTCAGGGACTCATCACACTGTTGGCCGAGTTACAGAGGCCAAAGGGTAGCAGAAGATGCTCCCACCCTGGCATCTAAAGGACCTTGAATTCAACATGTGCCCGCACTCCCGGCAAATTTGCTCTGAGGACGTGGGCAGGTTGCTCAGTCTCCCTGACTCATTCTTCTCATTTGCAAAGTGGATCATATCTATTGCAGAGAGTCCCGCATGAGGCTCTCTTCTACCCATGATGTTAAGTCCTATTCCCATCTTGGCCTTCAGTCCCAGGAGATGGGGTGGCCAGGGACTGATCCAGGTCAAGTTCATGCACTTCCGTTAGCTCTTCCTTTGTAGCTACTGCCTTAGCAGGTTATCGGCATATATACAAAGTCATGGTGTGTACAACTTTAGGGTTTGCATTTAATCCTCAAGTGGTCACCTTCCTTCACCTCTGTTTATACTATGTCCCCACTTATGAATTGGGGAGGGGGCTCCTTTATATAGTATTTCATCATTAAGTGAATACCTGTTCTGTTTCTGGGATATTCTTTTTGTGCATTAAGaagtttcagaattaaaaaaaaaaaaaaaaaaggtgaggccCTGAGCATCAGGAGGGAGCCCAGTTTTCTGGTGGCCAGATGAAATCCCAACCTTCTGAGGCCCCTCAGGAGGCAGGCTCAAGCACACAGCAGGTCACAGGCCACTTCTGAGGCAGGATCTGTTAGTATCTTGTCTATCTCACTGAACACACATCAGCACACGGACCCAGCCACCTACCCACAGGGGCCCACAGCTccagctttctttcctctcttcccacttACTCCTAAACCCTGACACCCCAGGCCCCTAGCATCTTAAGGGAGTCACATCCAGATGTGATAAGTGTCCTGTGTTTGAGACACCCCTACAGTCAGAGTGCCCATCTCTCTAAGAGGCCAGATTCCCCCAAATCCTTTCCCACAAGGCAGCAGAGAGATCCAAGGGCTTTAGAAACCAGgcaagttttaaatatatgttggCACAATATTAACATTAAATACACATCATAAATAAGccttataaatatgaaaaatgataaaaactgataaaaatcgATAAATTAGTCATATCCTTCCAAAGAATTGGCCCAGCAGCTTTTGGGCCCCCCTTTCAGAGAACCAGGCTTTCTGCGTGAGAAAATTTCATGATGCACCACCAGGGGGAGCAGCCAGCAGCTGGGACCCAAGACCCCACGCTTCCAGGCAGTAGTAGTAGGTCTATAGAGAACTCAAGTCTTCAGGCCATGTCCATTTGCACTGCATTTGATACCCTCTCTATGTCATAGAATCCCAGCTACTGGCAAGCCTAGAAGGCTTTGCACCGACCCCCTTGAATcacaaagagaaaactgaggtccagagaggaaaAGTGGCCTGCCTAAGACCACACAGCAAGTTAGGGGTTGAGCTGGGACCTGAGCCCTGTTCCTAGACGCCCCAGATCAGTGCTCCTCCTAGGACACTCTTCCCCTGTTACAGCTGCCTAAAGTGAAGTCACCCAGATGTCCAGGTGTCTGGCCTGAGATCGGCAATGAGGCATAAGAGGCCAGCTCAGGCCCTGACCTCCCCCTCAGAACCATGCCACCATGGAAAGGAGGAAGTCTGGGGGCAACAGCCCTGCAAGTCATGAGAGGGAAGGGCCTGCAGGCctctggggagcagggcagggggggcAGTCAGTCTGGCCATGAGTCAGCCTGTGTCATCAGACCCCTGAATCAATGGAAATTTGGCCCCGCGTGGCCTGACCTGGCCACCCCACCAAGACTGGGGAACTCAGGGCTAGGGGCTCAATGGCCCGACCCTTCCCATCCACCCTGGAGGAGGTAAAGGGGCCTGCCTGGCTCCCACCCCCTTAAGTGCACTTCTGAGACGTGGGGAAGCAGGGTGGGTACGTTTGGAGGCCTGAGGCAGATACCATCATACAGAATACCTGTGGGTCCTCTATCCTCCAGGGGCGCCCCTATGGCTACCAGGGGCGAGCTGCACCCTGGGCATGAGTCTCTTGTTCCTCCCAGAGAGCTGCATCCTGCGGGCTCCCTTCAGCAGGCCCTGGTGGGGGCTGTGCCTCCGGCTCCGACTTAGACTCTTCCCCCACTCCCGGAAGACCTGCCCCACAGAGCGCATGAAGCGATGGTAGCCATGCAGGAACCTGCAGCCCTCCAGCCTGCGCTGAAAGGTGTCTAAGGTGGGGGTGGGTGATGGAGAAGCCCCTGGGCTGGTTGGAGTGGGCTCAGTCGTCTCCGAGGAGCCTGGAAGGAGCTGTGCCATGCAGTGGATGTTGTTCTTGAACCCGCGAATGTTCAGCTTCACCCCACTCAGCATCTCCAAGTCCTGGGCTTTGGGGATGTCCTGCTCTAAGGCAGCCAGTCTGAGCAGAACTTGGCCCAGCGTGGTGTCGAGGGTCCGCAGGAACACCCGCCTGCTGAGCCTCTGCAGGGCATCTTTGCTAGGGAAGGCCCCGGGGCGCTCCCGGCAGTGCTCCTTCAGCCCATTCTTGTCCAGGCCTTGGCTTCTGATctggaggaaaaggagaatcaGGGGGTGAGCGCTAGcgcccccaccacacacacagacaagtCTACTCTGGTCTGCCTTGAAATACTGGACCTCATGTACCCCATCCAATCCTCCCATTGTACAAATCAAGAAACTAAGGCCAGAGAGACATGAGAACTCCCCAGTCACtgcaggcaggggcagaaggatgCTAGGGGGCTGGTTGGGGTGACTGCACAGGCAGTGAGTGACTGGTGTGGGGAGTGCAAGAAGAGAGGTAAGCAGGGGGCCTCAGGAGGGCAGcactctgttttgttcactgctacgTCTGAGGCTGAGAACAAGCTGGGAAAGCTGTATCGTCTCCTTGATGTTTTAGAGTTAGGCCCAGAGGGGTCAATGTGGCCCTAGAATAACACAGGGACTTGGTTTCCCCACCTGCCCCATATGGAGTGGGGGCTGGATGAATGGGAGTTGGGCCTCATCCTCCCTGGGCTCACTCCTGGCTTAGGCCTGCTGTTCTCTGAGACTCAGATGCACCAGGGGCCAGGCGCTCACATAAAGGTCCAGGAGCGTGTTGGTGTGCTGCATGAAGTCCGCCTGCTTCTGGAGCTGCCCAAGGAGCTCTGGATACTTATCCGAACAGCTGCCCATGGCTGGCATGCTCAGGAACAGGAGTCCAAGGACCAGACCTGGGGCAGAGAAGGGGGGCGGTGTCACCAGatttggggaggtgggtggctTTCAGAGGGGAGGATATCCAAGAGGGCCTCCGAGGTTGTGCCCATAGTCTTAGGCCTCATGCCATCGAGGGTGGGGCTGGGCTCTGTATATGCAGTGCAGCACCTGCTGGGGCCGCTGCCACCCCCTCAGTGAGTCACTGCCCAGCATCCAAAACAGTGGCTGTGCTTCACTGAGCAGGCCCTTGAGAGGAGGCTGTGGGGCTCAGCTGAGGTTCCCATGCCTGCCAGTCCTGCTGACCTCAGGATCCAACACAGGGCAGCCCACATGGGGCTGCTCTCTGCAAAACCTCTGGGCCAAGACCCTGGGCTCTCCTGTCACAGACCCTGGCCCTCTATGCAGGTGTGCTCAGCCTGGAGGCAGCCTGGTGCCCAGAGGTATGTCTGTACAAGCAAGGGAGGCTGCCTTTCCAACTGGATTCTGTCAGTAAAGGGTGTATGGGATTATTCAGACCATAGCCCCATCCTACTGACAGGAAAATCAAGGCACCAAAGGAGAAAGGCTTGCCCAGGTCACACAAGGCTAGCACTGTCCTTGACTTCTTgcaccttcctcttctccccattAGTGGCCACTTTTGTCAGGCCCACCAGGGATGCTGTAAGCCAGGCtgtgtggggtggtgggggcatAGTTACTGCTCAGCAGCCTCCCCACATCCACCCCCCAGGAGGCACCGGCAGCCATGTGGTCGGAAGGGGCCTGTGGCGCAATGGCCCGGAAGGCAGTGACACCATGTTCCCTTCCTAAGAACCGTTCAGCCCCTTGGGGAAGAGTGGCTGGGGACAGCTGAGGGGCTGGGCACCCGGGCACCGCGACTGTAGGGCACTCCTCACTGCCTCCCTGGGTATCTGCTGCCGGGCTGGCTGGGGACGGTGTGGTGCGGTGCATGTGAGCTCTCCCTGCAGGTGGGACTAAGGTGTCTTCATGGGTGGGGGTCCAGGTCTGCGTGAGGTGAGAGGAAAAACTGGCCACAAACGAGCATTGTGTCCAGTCCGCCGTGGGGGCCCGGGCTGCATGTGGGGGTTCCTGGGTTGGTGAGATTGAGGGCTCTGAATGACATCACATGGCTCTGTGTGCATGTCACCCTGTGGGTGTGGCTATGTGTGCTGTGTGATTGTGTGGGCTCCAGGGTCCCCAGGCCTGGCCGACTGTGTCTATCCATCCCAGAGCCCGTGAATCAGGGTAAGAAGGTCTCATCGCCCCTCCAGGCATCACGCTGCTTTCCTGCTCAGCTTCTGcagcttccttctctgtgcagcaCATcaccccccttcctcctgcttccctggCTTCTCCCACAATCTATCCCCTTCCCTTATTCTCTTGCTCCCATAGTCGATTCTCTATCACCTCCCCTTAGAAGGTTTCTGGAGATATTCCTTCTCTACCCTGTGAAGATGCTGTGTTCTCAGTGGACCACTCTCTTTGCCTGACCTCCTggctctctcctcttctcagcATCCTTCTGGTGCCTGGCCTTCCCAACTCCCAAAGGACAGAAGGTGTTCCTGCTCCCCGCTGGCACCCATGGGCACAGCAAGAGGGTGCTggtggagaggaaggaagtaCTTACTGGGCAGCGTCCTCCACAGAAGCTGTGCCTGCATGCTGGGTGCCCGAGCTCCAGCCGGCGCCTGCTGGGGGTGACACCTCCTGGCTGGGAGCCCTGCGGGCTGGCAGCCACTTTATGCCCGCCAGGGCGATTGGCCAACACCTcgtgaggtgggtggggagggggggggaagggcaggcctTCTGGGAACATGACCCCAAAAACCAGTTTCCATGGGCAGCCAATGGGTGCTGGGTACGATGgcctgcttgcttctcctcccaTTTTCTTCGAATTCGTTCTTCGAGGTCAGCCCCACGCCCAAGGATGATGCAAACCGAAGCCTCAGCCTTCCTGGGGTGAGCAGGGAGCAAGGGGGTCTGCGCCATCTGCAGGGAGCTGTGCCCGGGATAGAGTGAGAGTATGCCCGCTGGGTCCTTGGAGCCCCTGCAGGCCAGGCTCGGCCCAAGAACCATTGGCTCACAAGCCACAGTGGTTTGGGACTGGGGGAGGACGAGACATCTTCCTTCTTGAGTGCCCTTCCCGCCCTCCTGCCAGGGCTGTTGGGACATCTGTGAGCGGAAACCACCGGGCTCTGGGCGCAGAGCCAGACCCAGGCTGGCAGCCCCGAGATTGTGATTCTGGCCTCACGACCTGCACCCCCAACAGGGCTCCCAGACATCTCCTTTCTCCCATCATGCACCCCCATCCTTATGCCAGGCTCATTCCCTGCAGGAGGCCCTTCCTTTACAGACAAGGTCTTCTGAGGGGAAACAAGCACTTAGAGCAAGAAACACAGGAAACTGGGGCTCAAGCCTGCTGataagctgtgtgacctgaggcaaGTTAGGTCACTTAacgtctctgggcctcagaggccccacctgtaaaatgaggattcgAAAAGCATTTCCTGGGCCAGGCTTGTAGCACTGCTGCTATTATGGACATAAAAGGCGAAGAtcctctgaaagaaaaagaaaactagaagtcTTAATTCCAAGTACTAGCTGTTGAGGGGTAGTGTTGGGGGCGGAGGAAGCTACGGGGGAAGCTGTGAGCTCAGAGGGGAAGCAGGGTGGGGGAGTCGCCGTGGTGACGGTTGGGGACCAGGTTTCACTTTCTCTGAAAGATAGTGATTGTGGGTTGGTCCTCTGCTTCTCGAAGACCTCGGGACGTCACAGTGAAGGAGCCCTAGACACCACGCCTCTCTCGTCAACCTGTTACTCTGCTTAAGGTAAAGTGAGGCCTGGGCTAGGGCAGAccagaaggaggagaggcagcGCCAGCATATCTACCAGGCCTGAAAGAGGGTCCTTGGCCTGTCCCCTCAGGAGCCCGGTAAGAAGGAGGGCCTCAGAAGCCTGGGAAACCGGGGTGGGACTTCTGGAAGCTGTCAGCTGGGGAAAACATTGGGCCTCTGGAGCCTGGACAGGGAAGCTGAGATGGCCAGAAAGAGTGAGAGGTGACACCCTCCTGCTCATCCCTGTCTGCGACACCTATCCTGACCACCAGAGGGCTGTTCCCACCTGCTCTCTCCCCTGCattactcattcatttgttctacGGACTTTCATTTGGCCCTACTCTGAGCCAGTCGCTCCTAAGTGCTGAGGGTCCCGTAGTGAGCAAAACCAGACACCCTCATGCCCAGAAGGCTGGTTCTCACCCCCCACGCCCTCCTTGGCACCCCAGCACAGTGCTCACCAcacccaccatcaccacccccgAGGGCTAGTTCTGGATTCTCCTCCTGAGAATGTCACTTCTGCTCAATTCCTCATCTCTGCCCACCCCCGCAAGACCTGGGGCTGCCACCCCCATTTCCTGGGGGCCATGCCAAGCTGGGATCCTTCTTCATTTCACATCCCTGATCTCATCTTGCAGCAGGCCTGAAAGGGAGAGCAGCCGGGCAAGGATGCTTTGGCTCCCtttgatgaggaaattgagaagCCAGGCCACATCTGGAAAGCCACATCTGGCAGGAGAGCTtcttgcctccccccccccccccccccccgagccacTGAGGACCAACCTCTACACTCAGGGCAAAGCTACATGCCtttactcccccaccccccacattgCCCTGGGTGGGAACAGTTACGAGGAGGGGGCATTCAAACCAGGGCGGTCAAGTCTGAAAGACCATGTTCTGAGCGTGCAGCAAACCAAGGTGCAGCATGGGGCCGAGGGCCACCAAAGGCAAAGAGGCTTATGGATTAGTTTGctcgggctgccataacaaaatagcacagacaAGAGGACTTAAACAACAAGCCATCTTGGAGCTTAGAAGTCTGAGACTGAGGTGTGAGCAGGGTCGATTTCATCCTGCAGCCTCCCTCCTCAGCTTTTAGACGGCTGCCTTCTCACTATCTCCGCACATGGTtgtctctcagtctgtgtgtctttttttttttttttttttttaagatttttgtttattcatgaaagacacagagaaaaaggcagagacatagggagagggagaaacaggctctctgcatggagcctgatgcgggactcaatcccaggaccccgggatcatgacctgagctgaaggcagacactcaactgccaagccacccaggcgccccggtgTGTCTGtcttaatctcctcttcttagaaGAACACGGTCATATCAGATTAGGGCTCCCACCTCCATGACTTCATGGTACCTCCCCTCTTTGaggaccctatctccaaatatagccacattctgaggtaccgTGGGGTTAGGTCTTTAACACATGAATTTAAGGGATCAACTTCAGCCTGCAACAGCTTACAAGAGGAGGGCATGGTTGGAGGGCTTCAGGGAGCAGGGACGATGGGGGAGTGTCCAGAGCCTAGTGGGAGGGGACAGTGATGTGCAGGAGGACAGGGAGTGGCCCCAAGGTAAGGAGACCCGGCTGGCCACCTGAGCAAAGCATGAGGGGAAGATGCGTCAGCATTTCTGATGAGGTCAGCGCCTAGTGACGTCCCTCTCACCAGCAGGAAGGGCTTGCAACATGCCCAGCCTTATAAATAGGCTCCCAACCACAGGCCCTGGGCCGTCCCCTCTTCCCGGCCCACGTCAGCTGGGTCCGCGTGATTCGGAGGGGGAAAGAGGACTGGCTTGGTTCCTCAGAACTGCTGTTCCTCTGTCTTTCCGGCCCACCCTTCGGCTGTGGGGCTCTACTGCTTTAAATGCAAGAACAGGACCTGGGGTGGCCTGGAGGATGGGCCAAAATTGGAGGCAGGAGGCCACTCATCTGGGAGAGAGACAGTGACCCTTGACCTGCTAGGGTGGAAGGTAGACACCAACCCAGATACCATTCTCAATCTACAGTGTTGACCCAGTCGCATcctttttctgagcctcagtttcccctgtgGACTGCAGTGGCACAATTTAATAATCAAGTGACAGAcaaccccatttttaaaaaagattttatttatttattcgtgagagacacaggcagagagagaagcagcttccatgcagggagccatgtgggactcgatcccaggactccaggatcacaccctaagctgaaggcagatgctcaaacactgagccacccaggtgtcccagacaaccctatttatttatttatttatttatttatttatttatttatttatttatattttttattttttatttttttgacaacccaattttaaaatgggcaaaggaggggacacctgggtggttcagtcagttgggcgtccattcaggtcctgatcccaggatggtaagatccagccccacatcaggctctacgcccagcagggagtctgctggtttctctttttctctctctctctcaccttccgcccctccctctgcttgcatgcacaggtactctctctctctctaaaaaaataaataaataaatcttttaaaaaataaaataggggcacctggttggtccAGTGGTTAAAcctccaactcttagttttggctcaggtcatgatctcgggtcatgagatcaagtggcctgtcaggctctgtgctcagcgtggcaTCTGcttacttttctctctccctctccctctgcccctcccctctgctcgctctctctcgcatgtgctctctctctctctcaaaaataaatctttttttttaactcaaaaataaatctttaaaaaattaatgaaaataaaaataaaatgggcaaaggagaaatagatatttcttcaaaacaggcaaatgatcaataaatacataaaaagctgctcaacatcattagccatcaggaaaatgcaaaatcaaaaccacagtgagatacctcTTCATACCCACTGGGGCAGTCATCATCAAAGACAGATACGACAAGTGCTGGAGAGGACACGGGAAAATCAAAACATTCACATACTGCGggtgggaatgcaagatggtGCAGCCGCTTTGAAGACAGTCTGGCAGGCCCTCAAATGCTTAAACATAGAGATGCCATACATGCAATGGTTCCACATCTACATGTacacccaagagaattgaaaacatatgttcacacaaaaacttgtgcacaaaatatttatagcagaatTTATTCAAAAAAGCCAAAAATGTGGGAgcgacccaaatgtccatcgatagaaaatggatttttaaaatgtggtctatccatacaatggaatcttATTCAGCCACAGAAAGGAATGAGGTCCCGATACATGccacaatgtggatgaacttcaaaaacatgatgctaagtgaaagagacCAGTcaaaaggccacatgttgtaCAATTCCagttgtatgaaatgtccagactaggtaaattcatagagacagacaggAGAGGAGGGGTTGCCAGGCCCTGAAGGGGTTTGAGGATAGGATTTATAGCTAATGGGCATGGGGTTTCCTTTGGGGTGATGAAAGTGTTTTTGAATTAAATAGTGGCGATGGTTGCATAATCTTCTGAGtatactaaaacccactgaattatacacttagaGTGAGAAATTTGAtagtatctattttaaaaaatgcagcagCAAATGCTACCTCTAAAGGACAGTGAGCGTGTGAATAATGCAAGCAAATACCTGGCCCATAGCTAGTACTTCGTAAATACCCACCAGACACTACGGCAGACAAAGGCACACATTTGCTTATGTCATAGACTGGCTTTGAGGACGATTGGGAAAGATGTTACATAAACCCCAGGGTGAGCAAGGATCTACCAGGGCTCTCCCCGTGAGGCCAAGGAGGTCACCCTGCACTGGAGGATCCTTTGCCTTGAGACCTGACACTGAGTTCTTCCAGAACCTGGCGTGTACCCAGTGGCTCTCCCAAATTGAGTAATTGAACCCCCTTCCAAAGGCCTGAATATCTGTTCAGGGAAGCGCAGCAGAGAGAAAGGGTGAGAAAGAACTACCATCTGTTCAGGAGTCACTGTCTGCAGCAGCGGGGTTAGGTGGATGCATCTACTCTGAGGTGGGATGACCAGGAGATCATAGCACTGCTCTACTATCCTCTCTCTGGTTGGCCTAAAACAACTACCCCCTCACCATATCTTCTCTGAACCCTGGGTTCAGAGAGGGACCAGAGGGATGAACCCAGAGGGCCTAGAACCCTACAGAGCCCCATGGGGTCCTTTAATGGCTCTAAGCCCCTGAGatgtaaataaaaactgtaaCCATTAAACGAGgatcaggaagcctgatggaATCCTGACTTTTCTCATG harbors:
- the OSM gene encoding oncostatin-M; translation: MQAQLLWRTLPSLVLGLLFLSMPAMGSCSDKYPELLGQLQKQADFMQHTNTLLDLYIRSQGLDKNGLKEHCRERPGAFPSKDALQRLSRRVFLRTLDTTLGQVLLRLAALEQDIPKAQDLEMLSGVKLNIRGFKNNIHCMAQLLPGSSETTEPTPTSPGASPSPTPTLDTFQRRLEGCRFLHGYHRFMRSVGQVFREWGKSLSRSRRHSPHQGLLKGARRMQLSGRNKRLMPRVQLAPGSHRGAPGG